Part of the Chitinophaga parva genome is shown below.
TATGGAAAGATCAAAGTTGAAGCCCGCGGCCCAGGTGGCCAGGTCCTCGTTGGTAAGCGGGTTGTGCGGGGGCCTGGGCGGCGCGTTGAACTTGCCCATGTTGATCCATCCACCGGCGGTGGCCTGGCCTACGGCTGGCAGCTGCGTGGTGTCGGCAGGCATCACTTCATCTACCGGGGTGTCATTGCGGCCCCATATCACCCACGTTTGCGGCGATCCGGAGGTCCATACGAACTCGTTGCTGCCACCGGTCCTGAACCAGAACATATAGCGGCTCAGGCGCGCGGACTGGCCCATGTCAAACGTGGCCCATGCCGGCCATATGAAAGGCTTGGAATCTGATTTGAGGATGGGCTGCTGCGTATTGTAGCCGGGCTCTCCGTTGTTGTTGTTCCAAAGATTGCTCAGGTTAAAATAGCCGTTCTGGTAGTTGGGTACATCCGTGGGCAATACAAAAGGCTGGAACAGTTGCTTGTCCATAAGGGTTTCATAGATGGGGTGGATGGTGCTGAACAGCGTGTCTGAAATATTGCCCCATTCATCCGTTACGTAAAAGCCAAATGGTTTGGGCAGTGTGTCATAACCGCGCAGGGTGTAATTAATGGAATCCGCGGTGCTGTAATGCTGGTCTTCAATGTCCAGGGAGTTGGTGTTGGCATTGGGCAGCAGGCTTACAATGCCCACGGCGTTCCGGGTTTTATTCACCGCTTTGATGTTTACGCCACCAAAGGCATTCTGCGCCGCCAGGGATGCATATACCAGCTGGTAGGGCGGTGTATCGGGGTGCACGGTCACCACTACGGAATCGGATTTCACGTTGGCCCTGGACACCACGTACAATGTTACTTTATAATCCTGGCTTTTGGCAAACCCGCTTACGGTAATGCTATCAGAGTAATAGGAAGATTTTGTCTGGCGGGTCTTCTTATCACTGATGGCATAGTTAGCCTCCACGTACAGGATATTTTTGGAATCGGGCAGTGCGTAAGTGATGTAGGCGCCCCCGTTAAAGTTGCTCACCTTCACCGACGTTACAGGGCCTGGTTTGGTCTTATCGTTGGATACAATATCGTTGTAGCCGTCTATTTTCCTGCAGGCGTTGTTAAAGAGCAGCGCCCCCAGGAACAACAGGCCCATGCAGTGTGGAATATATTTTTGAAATTTCATGTGCTTAGGTTGTTAGATTTTCAAATGATTGGATTGCCATCAGCGCCTTACCAGTAGGGCGTTTGCACCAGGTTGGGGTTGTACAGCAGGTCTGCTTTCTGTACAGGAAAAAGGTAATCCCTCAGGGCAAACTGCGGCTGGAACACCGTATGCAGGTTATAATACTCGCCGGTGGTCTTGGATTGATTCATCACGTTCCATCCCAGGAAAGGATTTACCAGTACACTTTGCAGCTCCTTCCATCTTCTCAGGTCCCACCCGGCCTGTCCTTCAAAGGCCAGTTCTATTCTTCTTTCCTGGTGAATGATCTGGCGCAGGCCATCCTGCGTATTGGGCTTGGCCGGGTTCTTTGCATATTGCGCCCATGCGGCCTGTACGCCTTTGAGGCCCGCCCTGGCGCGCACCAGGTCTATCCAGTTATAGACTTCCGCGCTTGGGCCGCTTACTTCATTCAGGCACTCTGCATACAGCAACCACATGGCCGGCAGGCGCATGAAAGGCCAGGAGTAATTGTAGGTCTGGAAATTATTATCACCGGAGGTGGTTTGGTAAGGTACCAGTTTACGGGGCCAGTAGCCGGTGGCATTGTAGGCAATGGGATCCAGCGGGGCGGCGGGGCCATTCACAGCGTTGATCACATCCGGGTTGTTGTCGTCTGTATTGCCGGAGCCAAACCAGGTGCTGCCATCGAAAGCTACGTCTGCGTAGTAACGTGGTTCACGGTTCAGGTTACCTTTGTTGGTGCTGTAGCCTTTTTTCACATAGTAGCCATTCGCCGCATCGCCCTGTACCACTTTGTAACGGTTGTTATAATCCCAGTTCTTGT
Proteins encoded:
- a CDS encoding DUF4959 domain-containing protein, which gives rise to MKFQKYIPHCMGLLFLGALLFNNACRKIDGYNDIVSNDKTKPGPVTSVKVSNFNGGAYITYALPDSKNILYVEANYAISDKKTRQTKSSYYSDSITVSGFAKSQDYKVTLYVVSRANVKSDSVVVTVHPDTPPYQLVYASLAAQNAFGGVNIKAVNKTRNAVGIVSLLPNANTNSLDIEDQHYSTADSINYTLRGYDTLPKPFGFYVTDEWGNISDTLFSTIHPIYETLMDKQLFQPFVLPTDVPNYQNGYFNLSNLWNNNNGEPGYNTQQPILKSDSKPFIWPAWATFDMGQSARLSRYMFWFRTGGSNEFVWTSGSPQTWVIWGRNDTPVDEVMPADTTQLPAVGQATAGGWINMGKFNAPPRPPHNPLTNEDLATWAAGFNFDLSIDLPKVRYLRLECFHTMGGTDNYFGIMEMSVYGNPK